The segment GCGGCACCGCAACTGGGAGCGGTTCGCCCGCGACGCGGCGGACGTGGACGCCGTGGTCGTCACCCATGCCCACCTGGACCACTGCGGCTATCTGCCCCGCCTGGTGCGGCAGGGCTTCCGGGGGCCGATCCTGACCAGCGCCCACACCGCCCGGCTCGCCGGGATCGTGCTGCGCGACAGCGCGCGGCTCCAGATGGAGGCCGCCCGGCACGCCAACGCACACGGCTGGTCCAAGCACCGCCCGGCCAAACCGCTCTACGACGACTCGGACGTCGAGAAGACCCTCGCGTTCTTCGACCCCGTGGCCGTCGGCGAGGACGTGGAGATCATGGCCGGCACCCGGCTCACACTCCACCACGGCGGGCACATCCTCGGCTCGGCATGGGCCCACCTCACGCTGGAGGACGGCCACACCCTGGCCACCTCCGGTGACCTGGGCCGCCCAGGTCACCCACTGCTGCTGCCGCCGGAGCCGTTCTCGGGCGCCGACGTACTCCTCATGGAGTCCACCTACGGCGACCGCCACCACGACCAGGAGTCCGCCCGGTCGGAGTTCGCCGCCGTCATCGCCCGCGCCCTCGCGCGGAACGGCACCGTCGTCATCCCGGCCTTCGCGATCGACCGGACCGAGGTCGTCCTGCACGAACTGGGCCGCCTGCGCGACACGGGCGTTCTGCCCCGCTCGGTACCCGTGTACGTGGACAGCCCCATGGCCCTCGCCGCGCTGGACGTCTACCGGGACGCCGTACGCGAGCACTCCGCCGAGCTGCGGCCCGAGATCCTCGCGCGTGGAGAGGGCGCGCTGAGCCCGGAACCGTTCCTCGCGGCGCGCACCGTCCAGGAGTCCATCGACATCAACAGCACGCACGGACCCGCCGTGATCGTCTCC is part of the Streptomyces sp. NBC_00250 genome and harbors:
- a CDS encoding MBL fold metallo-hydrolase: MSEAAPNPAPTPPRPALLSFLGGVGTVTGSKFLVESDHARILLDCGLFQGFAKLRHRNWERFARDAADVDAVVVTHAHLDHCGYLPRLVRQGFRGPILTSAHTARLAGIVLRDSARLQMEAARHANAHGWSKHRPAKPLYDDSDVEKTLAFFDPVAVGEDVEIMAGTRLTLHHGGHILGSAWAHLTLEDGHTLATSGDLGRPGHPLLLPPEPFSGADVLLMESTYGDRHHDQESARSEFAAVIARALARNGTVVIPAFAIDRTEVVLHELGRLRDTGVLPRSVPVYVDSPMALAALDVYRDAVREHSAELRPEILARGEGALSPEPFLAARTVQESIDINSTHGPAVIVSSAGMATGGRVLHHLHRLLPDPRNAVVVVGFAAAGTRARDLADGARTLKMFGEYVPVRAEIADVPHFSAHADAGQIIDWLRGAPPPHTTYLVHGEPTTSEALRDRIDRELGWTAVVPRSGEAVLVR